A section of the Parasteatoda tepidariorum isolate YZ-2023 chromosome 6, CAS_Ptep_4.0, whole genome shotgun sequence genome encodes:
- the LOC107439219 gene encoding putative tricarboxylate transport protein, mitochondrial isoform X2, producing the protein MDFIYDIFQVWIDWLPHIIVGGITGGIEICITFPTEYVKTQLQLDERSAKPRYRGIGDVVRITVKDHGVKGLYRGLSVLIYGSVPKSAVRFGTFEALKKRSVDEKGNLGPANRLLCGLGAGVAEAIFAVTPMETVKVKFINDQQSANPKFKGFFHGVREIIRMQGIGGVYQGLTATIMKQGSNQAMRFFVMESLKDWYRGGDPTKPVNKLIVGLFGAVAGAASVFGNTPIDVVKTRMQGLEASKYKNTFHCMFEIAKNEGFFAFYKGTVPRLGRVCLDVAITFMIYDSFMDLFNKIWKTD; encoded by the exons GTGGTATAACTGGTGGCATAGAAATCTGTATCACATTTCCTACAGAATATGTTAAGACACAACTTCAACTAGATGAACGTTCAGCCAAGCCACGTTATAGGGGTATTGGTGATGTTGTTAGAATTACAGTGAAAGACCATGGTGTCAAAGGTCTTTACAGAGGATTAAGTGTTTTGATTTATGGTTCTGTACCAAAGTCTGCTGTTAG ATTTGGAACTTTTGAAGCTCTGAAGAAACGCAGTGTAGATGAAAAGGGTAATCTTGGACCTGCAAATCGTCTTCTTTGTGGGTTAGGAGCTGGAGTTGCTGAAGCGATATTTGCTGTGACCCCAATGGAAACAGTTAAagtcaaatttattaatgatcaGCAGTCAGCCAATCCtaaatttaaaggattttttcatGGCGTTCGTGAAATCATTAGGATGCaag GAATCGGTGGCGTTTATCAGGGACTGACAGCCACTATCATGAAACAGGGCAGTAATCAAGCAATGAGGTTTTTTGTGATGGAATCCTTAAAAGATTGGTATAGGGGTGGAGATCCTACAAAGCCCGTCAATAAGTTGATTGTTGGTTTATTTGGAGCTGTTGCTGGAGCAGCTTCTGTCTTTGGAAATACTCCTATTGATGTGGTCAAAACAAGAATGCAg GGCTTGGAAGcttcaaaatataagaataCCTTTCATTGTATGTTTGAGATAGCTAAGAATGAAGGATTCTTTGC atTCTATAAAGGCACAGTTCCGAGATTGGGAAGAGTTTGTCTTGATGTTGCCATTACATTCATGATCTACGACTCATTTATGgatctttttaacaaaatctggaaaactgattaa
- the LOC107439217 gene encoding vacuolar-sorting protein SNF8, with translation MRRRGAGGVGAIHKQQLAQARFKDKGTEMADDQLQQMTKQMETFRSNLQDFAGKYKNKIKKNPQFRQQFQKMCSASGVDPLASSKGFWANMLGVGDFYYELGVQIVEVCLATKHRNGGILKLEDLRKLLVKSRSVKQEEIDYDDLLRAIEKLKILGEGFRTIATGSTKDYIVQSVPAELSGDHTKIIQRASDNGYVTLTILVENFTWEEMRAEKAINDLIREGLVWIDEQFEGEPSYWFPGLQKL, from the coding sequence atgcgACGTCGTGGAGCAGGTGGTGTTGGAGCGATCCATAAACAACAATTAGCTCAAGCTAGATTTAAAGATAAGGGAACCGAAATGGCTGATGATCAATTACAGCAAATGACGAAACAAATGGAAACTTTCCGATCAAACCTACAAGATTTTGCcggaaagtataaaaataaaattaagaagaatcCCCAATTTCGTCAACAATTCCAAAAAATGTGTTCTGCATCAGGGGTTGATCCTTTAGCTTCCAGCAAAGGATTTTGGGCTAATATGCTAGGAGTAGGCGACTTTTACTATGAGCTTGGAGTTCAAATTGTTGAAGTTTGTCTTGCTACAAAGCATCGAAATGGTggtattttaaaactagaagaTCTTCGAAAGTTGTTGGTTAAATCTAGAAGTGTTAAACAGGAGGAAATAGATTATGATGATCTTTTAAGAGCCattgaaaaattgaagattCTGGGTGAAGGATTCCGTACCATAGCGACAGGTTCTACTAAAGATTACATTGTTCAGTCTGTACCTGCTGAATTGAGCGGCGATCATACGAAAATCATTCAAAGAGCTAGTGATAATGGTTATGTTACATTAACCATATTGGTAGAAAACTTTACATGGGAAGAAATGAGAGCTGAAAAAGCTATCAATGATTTGATTAGAGAAGGTTTAGTATGGATTGATGAGCAATTTGAAGGAGAACCATCGTATTGGTTTCCTGGACttcaaaaactctaa